A stretch of Enterobacter cloacae complex sp. ECNIH7 DNA encodes these proteins:
- a CDS encoding GPW/gp25 family protein, which translates to MTVRYTGMNPDGTGQLTDTDQLWNSVRDILTTPLASRVMRRDYGSMIPDLLDEPQNEVTRLQCMSAAVIALTMWEPRIALNSINISYSKDGAVTAELVGIITETMQAAGSSLTLRSGSNGNS; encoded by the coding sequence ATGACAGTCCGCTATACCGGCATGAACCCGGACGGAACGGGCCAGCTAACAGACACCGATCAGCTGTGGAATTCAGTGCGCGACATACTGACCACGCCGCTGGCAAGCCGGGTGATGCGGCGGGATTATGGCAGCATGATCCCCGACCTGTTGGATGAACCACAGAACGAAGTGACGCGCCTGCAATGTATGAGTGCGGCGGTGATCGCCCTGACGATGTGGGAGCCGCGTATTGCCCTGAACAGCATCAATATCAGTTATTCAAAAGATGGCGCTGTCACCGCTGAACTGGTCGGGATTATCACCGAAACCATGCAGGCGGCAGGCAGTTCGTTGACGCTGAGGAGTGGCAGCAATGGCAACAGTTGA
- a CDS encoding phage baseplate assembly protein V — translation MSAELIRLLENILRVGVVIAVDEESWRVRVQSGELQTDWLRWNTTRAGAFSIWVPPSVGEQVWLGCIGGNPETAVIIGSLYSSDHPAQGSSLKEIVLTAPDGASFRYDAEASALEAQGMKTAHIKASASVTLETPVVECTDHLKARTFELTEGGAMKGNVTHSGGSLSSNGVTVHSHVHGGVQGGSSNTGGPK, via the coding sequence ATGAGCGCTGAACTGATCCGCCTGCTGGAAAATATCCTGCGCGTCGGCGTCGTTATTGCCGTTGATGAAGAGAGCTGGCGCGTGCGTGTGCAAAGCGGCGAACTTCAGACTGACTGGCTGCGCTGGAACACCACGCGCGCCGGGGCATTCAGTATCTGGGTGCCGCCTTCAGTCGGTGAACAGGTCTGGCTGGGCTGTATCGGTGGCAACCCTGAAACAGCGGTCATTATTGGCAGTCTGTACAGCAGCGATCACCCTGCGCAGGGCAGCAGTCTGAAAGAGATTGTGCTGACAGCGCCGGACGGTGCCTCTTTTCGCTATGACGCAGAGGCCAGCGCGCTGGAAGCGCAGGGCATGAAAACAGCACATATCAAAGCCTCTGCCAGCGTCACGCTTGAAACTCCAGTGGTGGAATGCACCGACCATCTGAAAGCGCGGACGTTCGAACTGACGGAAGGCGGCGCGATGAAGGGCAATGTTACCCATTCTGGCGGCTCGCTTTCATCTAACGGGGTAACGGTTCATTCGCACGTGCATGGTGGTGTGCAGGGTGGAAGCAGCAACACAGGGGGGCCGAAATGA
- a CDS encoding phage virion morphogenesis protein, whose amino-acid sequence MSNDLFRELDQVFSDILAGTSPGGRVRTARAVGQALRKSQQRRIKAQQNPEGSPYPARRRRVLRSQQGIVFVWQGEIRRLKNWHGGRGKYGRTITGFDEERNDIRTFYRSDIERYIEINTRSLRRSTAKKVPMFQRLRSYRFLKMRADAGGTSVGYDGVAARIARVHQYGQRDQVGPGAFAKYPVRELLGFTAGDEQMITEQVVNSLGSAAR is encoded by the coding sequence ATGAGTAACGATCTCTTCCGTGAACTGGATCAGGTATTCAGCGACATACTCGCGGGCACCTCGCCGGGCGGACGTGTTCGCACCGCCCGCGCTGTTGGCCAGGCGCTGCGTAAGAGCCAGCAACGGCGAATAAAAGCGCAGCAAAACCCGGAAGGTTCGCCGTATCCCGCCCGCCGCCGCAGGGTGCTGCGTTCTCAGCAGGGTATTGTGTTTGTCTGGCAGGGTGAGATCCGTCGCCTGAAAAACTGGCACGGTGGCCGGGGGAAATACGGACGCACCATTACCGGCTTTGACGAAGAGCGCAACGATATTCGCACGTTTTACCGCAGCGATATTGAGCGTTACATCGAGATCAATACGCGCTCACTGCGCCGCAGCACTGCGAAGAAGGTGCCGATGTTTCAGCGGTTGCGCAGTTATCGCTTTCTCAAAATGCGCGCTGATGCTGGCGGTACTTCCGTGGGTTATGACGGCGTGGCCGCACGCATTGCGCGTGTACACCAGTACGGTCAGCGCGATCAGGTCGGGCCGGGTGCTTTTGCTAAATATCCGGTACGTGAGCTTCTGGGCTTTACCGCTGGCGATGAGCAGATGATTACGGAACAGGTGGTTAACAGCCTGGGGAGTGCCGCACGATGA
- a CDS encoding phage tail protein, with protein sequence MLKADSLRDALTHANKWCRANPEAFTVFVEEGNIETTGETPSFMYRYTLVLFVMNFAGDIDDFTLPLMAWLWHNQPNLLLNPEKNRDVKFTTLINNDDTADILFEMPLCERVKVTLDANGIPRAEHLPEPKPRIPSADGDWSTIFEDVTWEADAHE encoded by the coding sequence ATGCTGAAAGCTGATTCACTGCGCGATGCCCTGACCCACGCAAACAAATGGTGCAGGGCAAATCCTGAGGCCTTCACCGTTTTTGTGGAAGAAGGGAATATCGAGACGACCGGCGAAACGCCGTCGTTTATGTACCGCTATACCCTGGTGCTGTTTGTGATGAACTTTGCCGGTGATATTGATGATTTCACGCTGCCGTTAATGGCATGGCTCTGGCACAACCAGCCCAATCTACTGCTGAACCCGGAGAAGAACCGGGACGTTAAATTTACGACCCTTATCAACAACGACGATACCGCCGACATTCTGTTTGAAATGCCGCTGTGCGAGCGCGTGAAGGTCACTCTGGATGCGAATGGCATTCCCCGGGCGGAGCATTTACCGGAACCTAAACCGCGCATCCCGTCAGCAGACGGCGACTGGAGCACCATCTTTGAGGATGTGACGTGGGAGGCTGACGCGCATGAGTAA
- the lysC gene encoding Rz1-like lysis system protein LysC — protein MKIVYEPVPESLTAATPAPGLTAPVTWGAIAIWSDRLRDALDTCNADKAAIADLDLRRLKRLTDHARATQ, from the coding sequence ATGAAAATCGTGTACGAACCGGTGCCGGAAAGCCTGACGGCAGCAACGCCAGCGCCGGGACTGACCGCCCCGGTAACTTGGGGCGCGATAGCTATCTGGAGTGATCGTCTGCGCGATGCGCTGGATACCTGCAACGCCGATAAGGCGGCGATAGCCGATCTCGACCTGCGCCGCCTGAAAAGACTGACTGACCACGCGAGGGCAACACAATGA
- a CDS encoding DUF2570 domain-containing protein has product MKITAILCALLALASGGLLWQTHQRGKDSARNEALSREVKSNGEVLDELRALTADAREVLAQLRANEQQRNAEGEKRRENMRDAIKDDTCANTVVPASVSNGLQHRAASATNENRVRTGAGKPDGSNASAGTDRPGNLGRDSYLE; this is encoded by the coding sequence ATGAAGATTACAGCCATTTTATGCGCATTGCTGGCGCTGGCCTCTGGTGGCCTGCTCTGGCAGACACATCAACGCGGAAAAGACTCCGCTCGCAATGAAGCGCTTTCCCGCGAGGTGAAAAGTAATGGTGAGGTGCTGGATGAGCTGCGGGCACTGACTGCTGACGCACGCGAAGTGCTTGCACAATTGCGGGCAAACGAGCAGCAAAGAAACGCCGAGGGAGAAAAGCGACGTGAAAACATGCGCGATGCCATCAAAGACGATACGTGTGCCAATACTGTTGTGCCTGCTTCTGTCAGTAACGGCCTGCAACACCGCGCCGCCTCAGCCACAAATGAAAATCGTGTACGAACCGGTGCCGGAAAGCCTGACGGCAGCAACGCCAGCGCCGGGACTGACCGCCCCGGTAACTTGGGGCGCGATAGCTATCTGGAGTGA
- a CDS encoding lysozyme, with protein MKQLIKKCSIAAIVALGITLSPGVLRTTPEGQQKIAGWEDCRNTPYYCTAGVLTVGIGSTGRVEKREYSDSEIAGRWINDMRHAENCINQNFEGGHMPQYAFEAMTDAALNVGCTGLMWFTDSQKRKQRTTIWKKAQAHEWQAMCNRLTDFVNSGGKRSQGLVNRRADFKAWCLRDVEADK; from the coding sequence ATGAAACAGCTTATTAAAAAATGCTCCATTGCGGCCATTGTTGCGCTGGGTATCACGCTGAGTCCGGGCGTGTTGCGCACCACGCCGGAAGGCCAGCAGAAGATTGCAGGCTGGGAAGACTGCCGGAATACACCCTACTACTGCACGGCTGGCGTGCTGACGGTTGGAATTGGTTCGACGGGGCGCGTTGAGAAGCGGGAGTACAGCGACAGCGAGATCGCCGGCCGCTGGATTAACGATATGCGGCACGCTGAGAATTGTATTAACCAGAATTTTGAAGGCGGGCATATGCCGCAGTACGCCTTTGAGGCCATGACGGATGCCGCTCTTAATGTGGGGTGTACTGGCCTGATGTGGTTCACGGACAGCCAGAAGCGAAAGCAGCGCACGACCATCTGGAAGAAGGCGCAGGCGCATGAATGGCAGGCGATGTGTAACCGGCTGACAGACTTTGTAAACAGCGGCGGTAAGCGCAGCCAGGGGCTGGTTAACCGGAGAGCGGATTTTAAGGCGTGGTGCCTGCGGGACGTGGAGGCTGATAAATGA
- a CDS encoding phage tail protein — MGLSFFQRLNDWLTFMMSAMVTSIGVMTLSEKIALAGLLVGMVFGARGWLYRARIERGQKRRNELINQILEQAEHRQMSESERRALDLLQQNEPEDETAY, encoded by the coding sequence ATGGGATTAAGTTTCTTTCAGCGCCTTAATGACTGGCTGACATTCATGATGTCAGCGATGGTCACGAGTATTGGCGTAATGACACTGAGCGAAAAGATTGCGCTGGCCGGTCTTCTCGTCGGGATGGTTTTTGGTGCCCGTGGATGGCTCTATCGCGCCCGCATCGAACGGGGGCAGAAGCGTCGCAACGAGCTGATTAACCAGATTCTGGAACAGGCAGAACACAGGCAAATGAGTGAGTCAGAGCGCCGGGCGCTTGACCTTCTGCAACAGAATGAGCCGGAAGATGAAACAGCTTATTAA
- a CDS encoding tail protein X: MKVKALLGDTVDLLCWRHYGTTQGVTEKVLSANPGLSQQVFLDAGQEIELPEIARKATQEMVQLWD; encoded by the coding sequence ATGAAAGTGAAGGCATTGCTGGGGGATACGGTGGATTTGCTTTGCTGGCGTCACTACGGCACCACGCAGGGCGTGACCGAAAAAGTGTTATCTGCCAATCCAGGACTGAGCCAGCAGGTTTTTCTTGATGCCGGTCAGGAGATTGAACTGCCGGAAATCGCGCGTAAAGCGACACAGGAGATGGTGCAGCTATGGGATTAA